Proteins co-encoded in one Christiangramia fulva genomic window:
- a CDS encoding succinylglutamate desuccinylase/aspartoacylase family protein — MPKIDKNNVLEILGEKVPPGKGATINFNMAKLYTTTSVEVPVIIERSKKPGPVVLLTAGIHGDEINGVEIVRQIISKGINKPRIGTIICIPIVNIFGFLNMAREFPDGRDLNRVFPGTKHGSLASRFAFQFVKKILPIADFCLDFHTGGAARFNAPQIRVKRGDEQSLKYARIFNAPFTIHSKTITKSYRETCSKLGIPVLLFEGGKSLDSNKEIAKNGVDGAMRILSHLEMLGPKFEYPDVHKETVIIENSTWLRAKYSGLLHMKIPCGKHVEKGEYIATITDPYGKFRHKIKASNEGYIININESPIVYQGDAIFHISVQLKGENNEEE; from the coding sequence ATGCCCAAAATAGACAAGAACAACGTTCTTGAAATCCTTGGAGAAAAAGTACCTCCTGGAAAAGGAGCGACCATTAATTTTAATATGGCCAAGCTCTATACAACCACTTCGGTAGAAGTTCCGGTGATCATAGAGCGTTCCAAAAAACCGGGGCCGGTGGTTTTGCTTACCGCAGGCATTCACGGCGATGAGATCAACGGAGTTGAGATCGTTCGCCAGATCATTTCCAAAGGAATCAACAAGCCGCGAATAGGTACCATTATTTGTATTCCCATTGTCAATATTTTCGGATTTTTGAATATGGCACGGGAATTCCCGGATGGAAGGGATCTCAACAGGGTTTTTCCCGGAACGAAACACGGTTCCCTGGCCAGCAGGTTCGCCTTTCAATTTGTAAAAAAGATACTTCCTATCGCCGATTTCTGCCTCGATTTTCATACCGGCGGCGCGGCACGCTTCAATGCTCCGCAGATTCGGGTAAAAAGAGGTGACGAACAAAGCCTGAAATATGCGCGAATCTTTAATGCACCTTTTACCATTCATTCTAAAACCATTACAAAATCATACCGGGAAACCTGTTCAAAACTGGGCATTCCCGTACTGCTTTTTGAAGGCGGAAAATCCCTGGACAGCAATAAGGAAATCGCTAAAAATGGAGTTGATGGGGCCATGCGAATCCTTAGCCATCTGGAAATGCTGGGGCCGAAATTTGAATATCCCGATGTTCATAAAGAAACCGTAATTATCGAAAACAGTACCTGGCTTCGAGCAAAATACAGCGGCCTCCTTCATATGAAAATTCCCTGCGGAAAACATGTGGAAAAAGGGGAATATATCGCTACCATTACCGATCCTTACGGGAAATTCCGTCACAAAATAAAGGCTTCTAATGAAGGTTATATTATCAATATTAATGAATCTCCAATAGTTTACCAGGGCGATGCTATTTTTCATATTTCGGTTCAATTAAAAGGCGAGAATAATGAAGAAGAGTGA
- the rimK gene encoding 30S ribosomal protein S6--L-glutamate ligase, translating into MKIKVLSRNSRLYSTRRLVEAARKRNHEVEVIDPIKCDLIIEKRKPSIYYKNHFLQDTDAVIPRIGASITFYGTAVVRQFEMMGVFTTTESQALVRSRDKLRSLQILSRARLGLPKTVFTNYSKDVSEIIEHVGGAPVIIKLLEGTQGLGVVLAETQNAAESVIEAFNGLQARVIVQEFIKEAKGADIRAFVVDGQVVGAMKRQGKEGEFRSNLHRGGTAEVIQLSDEEENAAIKAAKAMALGVAGVDLLQSSRGPLILEVNSSPGLEGIEAATGKDIAKTIIRYIERNV; encoded by the coding sequence ATGAAAATAAAAGTTCTATCTAGAAATAGCAGACTTTATTCCACAAGAAGGCTTGTAGAGGCTGCCAGGAAAAGAAACCATGAAGTAGAGGTGATAGATCCCATAAAATGCGATCTCATTATTGAGAAGCGAAAACCTTCAATTTATTATAAAAATCACTTTTTGCAGGATACCGATGCGGTAATTCCAAGAATCGGGGCTTCTATTACTTTCTACGGAACCGCTGTAGTAAGACAGTTTGAAATGATGGGCGTGTTTACCACAACCGAATCTCAGGCACTGGTTAGAAGCCGGGATAAACTCAGAAGCCTACAGATTCTTTCCAGAGCCCGACTGGGTTTGCCAAAAACAGTATTTACCAATTATTCAAAAGATGTTTCGGAGATCATCGAGCATGTTGGTGGCGCACCGGTGATCATAAAATTACTGGAAGGTACCCAGGGACTTGGAGTTGTTCTGGCAGAAACCCAAAACGCAGCCGAATCGGTTATTGAAGCCTTTAACGGGTTACAGGCCCGTGTGATCGTTCAGGAATTCATCAAAGAAGCTAAAGGAGCCGATATTCGGGCTTTTGTAGTAGATGGCCAGGTTGTTGGCGCAATGAAGCGGCAGGGAAAAGAAGGGGAATTCCGCTCCAATCTGCATAGAGGCGGCACCGCTGAAGTCATTCAGTTAAGTGATGAAGAAGAAAACGCTGCCATCAAGGCTGCAAAAGCCATGGCACTTGGAGTTGCCGGTGTGGACCTGCTTCAGAGTAGTCGGGGGCCATTGATCCTCGAAGTAAATAGTTCTCCCGGACTCGAAGGTATTGAAGCCGCTACCGGAAAAGATATCGCCAAGACAATTATCAGATATATTGAAAGAAACGTATAA
- a CDS encoding ATP-dependent zinc protease: protein MEKIVIGRFDKADFPVLNLNDVAVKIDTGAYTSSIHCDHIIEDDDGIHCTFLDEEHPMYNGKKFSFREYDIVFVRSSNGIIQKRYQVQTKIKIFGKVFKISLSLSDRQEMRYPVLLGRKFLTKKFIVDTELSDVSYNQKLNENKSSI, encoded by the coding sequence ATGGAGAAAATCGTGATAGGCAGGTTTGACAAGGCCGACTTTCCAGTATTGAACCTAAACGATGTCGCCGTGAAAATTGATACCGGTGCCTATACCTCCTCTATTCACTGTGATCATATTATTGAAGATGACGACGGCATTCACTGCACCTTTCTCGATGAAGAACATCCCATGTATAACGGAAAGAAATTTTCTTTCAGGGAATATGATATCGTGTTTGTAAGAAGCAGCAACGGAATCATTCAGAAAAGATATCAGGTACAAACAAAGATCAAAATCTTTGGAAAAGTCTTTAAAATCTCACTATCACTTTCAGACAGGCAGGAAATGAGATATCCGGTTCTTCTGGGAAGAAAATTTTTAACAAAAAAATTTATCGTTGACACCGAACTTAGCGATGTGTCTTACAATCAAAAATTAAATGAAAATAAAAGTTCTATCTAG
- the uvrC gene encoding excinuclease ABC subunit UvrC, whose amino-acid sequence MEKPSLEVQIKTLPNSPGVYQYFDKNGKILYVGKAKNLKKRVTSYFTKKHESHRTSVMVKKIHEIRHIVVVSETDALLLENNLIKKHQPRFNVMLKDDKTYPWICIKNERFPRVFPTRRLIKDGSEYYGPFTSFKTVNTLLDLIKGLYKLRTCNYDLAEDKIRNGKYKVCLEYHLGNCEGPCEGFQPEEDYNKNIEAIRQIVKGNFKDSLHRFRAQMKEHAERMEFEDAQRIKNKIEILENYQSKSTVVNPRINNVDVFSIVTDEGYGYVNFLQLSHGAIIRSHTIEMKKKLDESDKELLELAIIEIRQRFNSNSKEIYVPFKVEAGEEIKVTVPKLGDKKQIVELSQRNAKYYRQERFKQMKIVDPDRHVNRVMAQMKEDLRLSEEPRHIECFDNSNIQGSNPVAACVVFKNGKPSKKDYRKFNIKTVEGPNDFASMEEVVFRRYRRLLNEEGELPQLIIVDGGKGQLSSAIKALESLNLRGKIAIIGIAKRLEEIFYPEDPVPLYLDKKSETLKIIQQLRNEAHRFGITFHRNKRSKTALNTELESIPGIGEKTVVELLKHFRSLKRVKDASKKELAEVIGASKAGIVHNHYHSA is encoded by the coding sequence ATGGAAAAGCCTTCGCTCGAAGTTCAAATAAAGACGCTCCCCAACAGTCCGGGTGTATATCAGTATTTTGATAAAAATGGGAAGATCCTGTATGTGGGGAAAGCCAAAAACCTGAAAAAAAGGGTTACTTCTTATTTTACCAAAAAACACGAGAGTCATCGCACCAGCGTGATGGTGAAAAAGATCCATGAGATCAGGCATATCGTTGTGGTTTCAGAAACTGATGCGCTGCTGCTGGAAAACAATCTTATCAAAAAACATCAGCCGCGTTTTAATGTGATGCTGAAAGATGATAAGACCTATCCGTGGATATGCATTAAAAATGAACGATTCCCAAGAGTTTTTCCAACCCGGAGACTCATCAAAGACGGGAGTGAATATTATGGACCTTTTACCAGTTTTAAAACTGTAAATACTCTTTTAGATCTTATCAAAGGCCTTTATAAGCTTCGCACCTGTAATTATGACCTGGCGGAAGATAAGATCAGAAATGGAAAATACAAGGTTTGTCTCGAGTACCATCTGGGTAATTGTGAAGGTCCCTGCGAGGGGTTTCAGCCGGAAGAAGATTACAACAAAAATATAGAAGCTATTCGGCAGATCGTAAAAGGAAATTTTAAAGATTCTTTGCATCGATTTCGGGCGCAGATGAAAGAACACGCCGAAAGAATGGAATTTGAAGATGCCCAGCGCATTAAGAATAAAATTGAGATCCTGGAAAATTACCAGTCAAAATCTACAGTGGTAAATCCGAGGATCAATAATGTTGACGTATTTTCCATAGTAACCGATGAAGGCTATGGTTATGTGAATTTCCTTCAGCTATCGCATGGGGCGATCATTCGTTCCCATACTATCGAAATGAAGAAAAAGCTGGATGAGAGCGACAAGGAGTTACTGGAACTGGCCATTATTGAGATCAGGCAACGCTTTAATTCTAATTCCAAAGAAATCTATGTGCCTTTTAAAGTGGAGGCCGGCGAGGAAATAAAGGTCACCGTTCCGAAGCTAGGAGATAAAAAGCAGATTGTGGAATTATCACAGCGAAATGCTAAATATTACCGGCAGGAACGCTTTAAACAAATGAAGATCGTTGATCCAGATCGGCATGTGAACCGCGTGATGGCACAAATGAAGGAAGATTTGCGCCTGAGCGAAGAACCCCGGCATATTGAATGTTTCGATAATTCAAATATACAGGGAAGTAATCCCGTGGCGGCTTGTGTGGTTTTTAAGAACGGAAAACCCAGCAAAAAAGATTACCGCAAATTCAATATCAAAACCGTGGAAGGGCCCAACGATTTTGCTTCCATGGAAGAAGTGGTTTTCAGAAGGTATAGAAGGTTGCTCAATGAAGAGGGAGAATTGCCTCAGCTGATCATCGTGGATGGAGGAAAAGGCCAGTTATCCAGTGCGATAAAAGCCCTTGAAAGTTTAAATTTAAGAGGCAAAATTGCCATTATCGGCATTGCAAAACGCCTGGAGGAGATCTTTTATCCGGAAGATCCTGTACCGCTGTATCTCGACAAAAAATCGGAAACCCTTAAGATCATTCAGCAGCTGCGAAATGAGGCGCATCGATTCGGAATTACATTTCATCGCAATAAACGCAGTAAAACCGCGCTTAATACAGAGCTGGAGTCAATTCCGGGAATTGGAGAGAAAACCGTAGTGGAGTTACTAAAACATTTCCGATCTTTAAAGAGAGTTAAGGACGCCTCGAAGAAGGAGCTTGCTGAGGTAATAGGCGCTTCCAAAGCCGGCATTGTACATAATCATTATCATTCGGCCTAA
- a CDS encoding patatin-like phospholipase family protein, with the protein MRKYLLLLLLFTVLLGFSQEKDPKIGLVLSGGGAKGLAHIGVLKVLEEAGVQIDYIGGSSMGAIVGGLYAAGYSADELDSIFHATNFNILIQDDLPRSAKTFYEKEDTEKYALTLPFDNFKINLPSGLSKGQNIYNLMSRLTMHVTEVHDFDKLPIPFFCTAANVETGEEVILDSGSLAKAVSASGAIPSVFSPVRIDDKLLTDGGVANNYPVEELRKRGADIVIGVDVQDSLASRENLKSVFDILTQISNFRTISDMKDKIPLTDIYIKPDISEFSILSFDKGEEIIKAGEEAARKKMEALKAVAAIQEKEKREEVDKISEFNISGLTLEGNNDYPRSYILGKLKLKYNQPYDFDDLSIGINNLSATGNFDKINYQLIPNEKEGDYTLAMQIEESPSKTYLRLGLHYDELYHSAALINLTRKSLLLTNDVMSLDLILGDKFRYNFDYYIDKGYYWSIGLSSRYNNFEQPVSFNLAKENADLENLGGLREIQVDYKDFTNRIYLQTLFKQVFSFGIGAEHKYLKITSSTIDGTGSESINNVFENSHYYSTFGYLKYDSLDNKYFPTKGIFFNGDFHLYLFAPENPDFSQFSIAKGEVGVVHSFSPNFVGRLSTETGFKIGNDNINVLDFFLGGYGNNLINNFIPFYGYDFISLSGDSYIKALLELDYEIFHKNHLIASANIANVENKLYSTGNWFSWPDYSGYALGYGIDSFVGPLEVKYSYSPELKESFWFFSLGFWF; encoded by the coding sequence ATGCGAAAATACCTGCTTTTGCTATTGCTTTTTACTGTCCTTTTGGGATTTTCACAAGAAAAGGATCCCAAGATCGGCTTGGTTTTGAGCGGAGGAGGGGCGAAAGGTCTCGCTCATATAGGAGTTCTAAAGGTACTCGAAGAGGCCGGTGTGCAAATAGATTATATAGGCGGAAGCAGTATGGGAGCTATCGTTGGTGGTTTGTACGCCGCGGGATATTCGGCAGATGAGCTGGATTCGATCTTTCATGCCACCAATTTCAATATACTTATTCAGGATGATCTTCCGCGAAGCGCCAAAACCTTCTATGAAAAAGAAGATACCGAAAAATATGCGCTCACACTTCCTTTTGACAATTTTAAAATTAATTTACCCAGCGGACTTTCAAAAGGGCAGAACATCTATAATTTAATGTCGCGCCTGACCATGCACGTCACCGAGGTGCATGATTTTGATAAGCTCCCCATTCCATTCTTTTGTACCGCTGCTAATGTGGAAACCGGTGAAGAAGTGATTCTCGACAGTGGTTCACTCGCTAAAGCAGTTTCGGCTAGTGGCGCTATTCCCAGTGTTTTCAGCCCGGTCAGGATTGACGATAAATTGCTGACAGATGGTGGCGTCGCCAACAACTATCCGGTGGAAGAACTTAGAAAACGCGGTGCTGATATTGTTATTGGCGTGGACGTTCAGGATAGCCTTGCGTCCCGGGAAAATTTGAAAAGTGTATTTGATATTCTTACCCAAATAAGCAATTTTCGTACGATCTCTGATATGAAGGATAAAATTCCGCTTACCGATATTTATATCAAGCCTGATATTTCTGAATTTTCCATACTTTCTTTTGATAAAGGAGAAGAGATCATAAAAGCCGGAGAAGAAGCCGCCCGAAAGAAAATGGAAGCTCTTAAAGCGGTTGCAGCTATTCAGGAAAAGGAAAAAAGAGAAGAGGTAGATAAAATTTCAGAATTCAACATTAGTGGATTGACCCTCGAAGGGAATAATGACTATCCCCGTTCTTATATCCTGGGGAAACTGAAGCTGAAATACAATCAGCCTTATGATTTTGACGATTTGAGTATCGGTATCAATAACCTTTCGGCAACAGGCAATTTCGACAAGATCAATTACCAGCTAATTCCAAACGAGAAAGAAGGTGATTATACGCTTGCCATGCAAATTGAAGAAAGTCCCAGCAAAACCTATCTGCGTTTAGGTTTACATTATGATGAACTTTATCATAGTGCGGCGCTCATAAATCTTACCCGTAAAAGTTTACTGCTCACCAATGATGTGATGTCGCTGGATTTGATCCTTGGGGACAAATTTCGATATAATTTTGACTATTATATAGACAAGGGATACTACTGGAGTATTGGGCTGAGCTCCAGGTATAATAATTTTGAACAGCCGGTGAGCTTTAATTTAGCCAAAGAAAATGCCGATCTCGAAAACCTTGGAGGGCTCAGGGAAATCCAGGTAGATTATAAAGATTTTACCAACCGCATCTATTTACAGACCCTTTTCAAGCAGGTTTTTTCTTTTGGGATTGGCGCCGAGCACAAATACCTCAAGATCACTTCTTCAACTATAGATGGAACTGGCTCTGAAAGTATCAATAATGTATTCGAAAACAGTCACTACTACAGCACATTTGGTTATTTAAAATACGATTCGCTTGATAATAAATACTTTCCCACAAAAGGAATTTTCTTTAACGGGGATTTTCATCTTTATTTATTTGCTCCTGAAAATCCCGATTTTTCTCAGTTCTCAATCGCCAAAGGAGAAGTTGGAGTGGTCCATAGTTTCTCTCCGAATTTCGTGGGTCGACTTTCTACTGAAACAGGTTTTAAGATAGGAAACGATAACATCAATGTACTGGACTTTTTCCTTGGAGGTTACGGGAACAATCTTATCAATAATTTTATTCCTTTCTATGGCTATGATTTTATCAGCCTTTCAGGTGATAGTTACATAAAGGCTTTGTTGGAGTTAGATTATGAGATCTTCCATAAGAACCATTTAATTGCAAGTGCCAATATTGCCAATGTAGAGAATAAATTATACAGTACCGGAAACTGGTTTAGCTGGCCCGATTATTCAGGATATGCATTGGGTTACGGGATTGACAGTTTTGTGGGTCCGCTGGAAGTGAAATACTCCTATTCGCCAGAGCTCAAAGAAAGTTTCTGGTTCTTTAGCCTAGGTTTCTGGTTTTAA
- a CDS encoding sodium:proton exchanger, with product MKKLLFYLVPSFLAVLTAMLIRFLKIEPSSYVLTSVYGLAFVAIGFMLTWAAEVTKNFISHGITVAILGLIVVLPEYAVDIYYSYMAGLHPEGKYTQLATANMTGSNRLLIGIGWSLIGLLYWIHNKKKAVKLKKANSVELIFLALATLYSFVIILKKTISLLDMGVLFGLYAAYIYRLNKYKKEEGEEEEIGPAKIIVEQSKNKQIWIIILLGITAIAGLLSLAEPFSESLVTTGKALGINRYLIVQWLAPIASESPEIIIAIMFVINGRPETSLGTLITSKVNQWTLLIGMIPLAFSIAAGKIAALPLSEMQGQQLFLTSAQSVFAVSLILNRKLHVRDSIILMILFLTQLVLGFIYQHDNAMSLKILNYGSWVYLAFGIIAMVKHQKRILPIFKKGLWKSN from the coding sequence ATGAAGAAGCTTCTTTTTTACCTGGTTCCCTCTTTTCTGGCGGTATTAACCGCGATGCTAATAAGGTTTCTTAAAATTGAGCCATCTTCCTATGTACTGACTTCTGTTTATGGACTCGCATTTGTAGCCATTGGTTTTATGCTCACCTGGGCCGCAGAAGTGACAAAAAATTTTATATCTCATGGGATCACCGTGGCTATTCTTGGACTTATAGTAGTATTGCCCGAATATGCCGTGGATATTTACTATTCTTATATGGCGGGACTCCATCCGGAAGGGAAATATACGCAATTGGCCACTGCAAACATGACCGGTTCAAATAGATTGCTTATAGGAATTGGATGGTCGTTGATAGGGCTGCTTTATTGGATCCATAATAAAAAGAAAGCCGTGAAGCTAAAGAAGGCGAATTCGGTAGAATTGATTTTTCTTGCATTGGCCACTCTTTATTCATTCGTGATCATTCTGAAGAAAACCATCAGTTTACTGGATATGGGCGTTCTTTTCGGTCTTTATGCAGCCTATATCTACCGGCTTAACAAGTATAAAAAGGAAGAAGGGGAGGAAGAGGAAATTGGCCCCGCGAAAATTATTGTTGAGCAGTCTAAAAATAAACAAATTTGGATAATTATACTTTTAGGCATAACTGCAATAGCCGGATTGCTAAGCCTTGCCGAACCTTTTTCAGAATCCCTGGTAACAACCGGAAAAGCTTTGGGAATCAATCGGTATTTAATAGTGCAGTGGCTGGCCCCGATCGCCAGTGAATCTCCTGAGATAATAATTGCGATCATGTTCGTTATCAATGGTCGACCGGAAACTTCCCTGGGTACGCTTATCACTTCAAAAGTGAATCAGTGGACGCTTTTAATAGGAATGATCCCTTTGGCTTTTTCAATCGCTGCAGGAAAAATTGCCGCCTTGCCGCTTAGCGAGATGCAGGGGCAACAGTTATTTCTAACTTCAGCACAATCAGTTTTCGCAGTAAGTCTTATCTTAAACCGAAAACTTCACGTGAGGGATTCAATTATTTTGATGATCCTTTTTCTAACTCAACTGGTTCTTGGATTCATTTATCAACACGATAACGCGATGAGTTTAAAAATTTTGAATTATGGCTCCTGGGTTTACCTGGCCTTTGGAATTATTGCTATGGTAAAACATCAGAAAAGAATACTTCCCATTTTTAAAAAAGGTTTATGGAAATCGAATTAA